In Sulfitobacter albidus, the following proteins share a genomic window:
- a CDS encoding ABC transporter permease, producing MSLAQASRLARRELRGGLRGFRLFLACLALGVAAIAAVGSVRSGIEAGLAREGAALLGGDAELELTYRFADAQESAWMAARATAVSEIAEFRSMAVAGDDRALTQVKAVDDLYPLVGSVALSPEMSLDAALAVQDGTPGAVMERALIDRLGLAVGDTFRLGEQAFRLSAEITREPDSAAAGFALGPRTLVRRGALDASGLLAPGTLFNSKYRLDLPDGADLPALEADAKARFANSGIRWRDARNGAPGVAQFVDRLSAFLILVGLSGLAVGGVGVSAAVRSYLARKTEVIATLRALGADRRTIFATYFIQIGLLTLLGVTLGVVLGGVAPILLSPILEARLPVPAAFGLFPAPLVEAALYGLLTAFIFTLWPLARVDEVRAATLFRDAWSGAARLPRLPYLLITGGAVAALVALAGWFNGSWWLTLWTLGGIAGALVLLVIAAAGIRALARRLAPRLHGRPSLRWAMSAIGGTGEGAGAVVLSLGLGLSVLAAVGQIDGNLRQAIAGNLPEVAPSYFFVDIQRDQMPGYTERLENDPAVRRIDSAPMLRGVITQINGRPAREVAGNHWVLDGDRGVTYAEAPGEDAIITRGDWWEPGYSGPPQISFAAEEAGEMGLTLGDRLTVNILGRDITGEITSFQEVDYSNAAIGFIITMPPSALAGAPHTFISTVYAEPEAEAAILRDLVQAYPNVTAIRVKDAIDRVADVLAGLAAATSYGAAATLLTGFLVLIGAAAAGADARTFEAAVLKTMGATRRSIAISFILRAAFLGLAAGAVALLAGILGGWAVSTFIMETDYAVIWPSALMIVAGGITATVLAGLGFARRALTARPAGVLRARE from the coding sequence ATGAGCCTTGCGCAGGCCTCCCGCCTCGCCCGGCGCGAGCTACGCGGCGGTTTGCGCGGGTTCCGCCTGTTTCTCGCCTGTCTCGCCCTCGGGGTGGCCGCCATCGCCGCCGTCGGCTCCGTTCGATCCGGCATCGAGGCGGGGCTGGCGCGCGAGGGTGCGGCCCTTCTGGGTGGCGACGCTGAGCTTGAGCTGACCTACCGCTTTGCCGACGCGCAGGAGAGCGCATGGATGGCCGCGCGCGCCACTGCGGTGTCCGAAATCGCCGAGTTTCGGTCCATGGCCGTCGCGGGCGACGACCGTGCGCTGACACAGGTGAAGGCGGTCGATGATCTTTATCCACTTGTTGGGTCCGTCGCCCTGTCACCAGAAATGTCCCTCGACGCAGCACTCGCTGTGCAGGACGGCACCCCCGGCGCGGTGATGGAGCGCGCGTTGATCGACCGCCTTGGCCTTGCCGTGGGGGATACCTTCCGACTGGGAGAGCAGGCCTTCCGTCTGAGCGCGGAAATCACGCGCGAGCCCGACAGCGCCGCGGCAGGCTTTGCCCTCGGGCCCCGCACGCTGGTGCGGCGGGGTGCGCTTGATGCTTCCGGCCTGCTGGCGCCGGGCACGCTTTTCAACAGTAAATACCGGCTCGACCTGCCCGATGGCGCCGACCTGCCCGCGCTTGAGGCCGACGCCAAGGCGCGGTTTGCAAATTCAGGCATCCGCTGGCGCGATGCGCGCAACGGGGCGCCGGGGGTGGCGCAATTCGTTGACCGGCTCAGCGCGTTCTTGATCCTTGTGGGGCTGTCCGGCCTTGCGGTGGGCGGCGTTGGCGTCTCAGCGGCGGTGCGCAGCTATCTTGCCCGAAAGACCGAGGTCATCGCGACACTCCGGGCGCTTGGTGCCGACCGGCGCACGATCTTTGCGACCTATTTCATCCAGATCGGGCTGTTGACCCTGCTGGGTGTGACCCTTGGCGTGGTCCTGGGCGGGGTCGCGCCGATCCTGCTCTCCCCGATCCTTGAGGCGCGCCTGCCCGTGCCCGCCGCCTTCGGCCTCTTCCCCGCGCCGCTGGTCGAGGCGGCGCTGTACGGGTTGCTGACTGCGTTCATCTTCACGCTCTGGCCGCTGGCGCGGGTGGATGAGGTGCGCGCGGCAACGCTGTTCCGCGATGCCTGGTCGGGTGCGGCGCGCCTGCCGCGTCTGCCCTATCTGCTGATCACCGGCGGGGCCGTGGCGGCCCTTGTGGCCCTTGCGGGCTGGTTCAACGGCAGCTGGTGGCTGACGCTCTGGACGCTGGGCGGGATCGCGGGTGCGCTGGTGCTGCTGGTCATCGCCGCCGCCGGGATCCGTGCGCTGGCCCGCCGCCTCGCCCCGCGCCTGCACGGACGCCCCAGCCTGCGCTGGGCCATGTCGGCCATCGGCGGCACCGGCGAAGGGGCGGGCGCCGTTGTGCTCTCGCTTGGCCTTGGCCTGTCGGTGCTGGCTGCCGTGGGCCAGATCGACGGCAACCTGCGCCAGGCCATCGCGGGCAACCTGCCCGAGGTCGCGCCCTCGTATTTCTTTGTCGATATCCAGCGCGACCAGATGCCCGGCTATACCGAACGGCTGGAAAACGACCCCGCCGTGCGCCGTATCGATAGCGCGCCGATGCTGCGCGGCGTCATCACCCAGATCAACGGCCGCCCCGCGCGCGAGGTCGCGGGCAATCACTGGGTGCTCGACGGCGACCGCGGCGTCACCTACGCCGAGGCGCCGGGCGAGGACGCGATCATCACACGCGGCGACTGGTGGGAGCCGGGCTACAGCGGTCCGCCGCAGATCAGTTTCGCCGCGGAAGAAGCCGGAGAGATGGGGCTCACGCTCGGCGACCGCCTCACCGTCAACATCCTCGGGCGCGACATCACCGGAGAGATCACCTCGTTCCAGGAAGTCGATTATTCCAACGCTGCCATCGGCTTTATCATCACCATGCCGCCTTCCGCGCTCGCGGGCGCGCCGCATACCTTCATCTCGACCGTCTATGCAGAACCCGAGGCCGAGGCCGCCATCCTTCGCGATCTGGTGCAGGCCTACCCGAACGTCACCGCCATCCGTGTCAAGGACGCAATCGACCGCGTGGCCGATGTGCTGGCGGGGCTGGCGGCGGCGACATCCTACGGCGCGGCGGCAACCTTGCTCACCGGCTTTCTCGTGCTGATCGGCGCAGCGGCGGCGGGGGCCGACGCACGTACCTTTGAGGCGGCGGTGCTGAAAACCATGGGCGCCACCCGGCGCAGCATCGCCATCAGCTTTATCCTGCGCGCCGCCTTTCTGGGTCTCGCCGCCGGTGCAGTAGCGCTGCTGGCAGGGATCCTCGGCGGCTGGGCCGTCTCGACCTTCATCATGGAGACCGATTACGCCGTCATCTGGCCCTCGGCGCTGATGATTGTCGCGGGCGGGATCACGGCGACCGTGCTCGCGGGCCTGGGCTTTGCCCGCCGCGCGCTCACCGCGCGCCCCGCAGGCGTTCTGCGGGCACGGGAGTAG
- a CDS encoding ABC transporter ATP-binding protein: MSDPIFSLTDASLRLDGNAGPVEILRGISLEVAAGESVGLIGPSGSGKSSLLMVMGGLEQATGGKVHAMGQDLTALDEDALALFRRDRMGIVFQSFHLIPTMTALENVATPLELAGHADAFALAEAALDTVGLAARAGHYPAQLSGGEQQRVALARATAPRPAILLADEPTGNLDSTNGSAIMDLLFDLRDRHGATLVLVTHDDRLAQRCDRVISLRDGRLA; the protein is encoded by the coding sequence ATGAGTGATCCGATATTCTCCCTTACAGATGCATCCCTGCGGCTCGATGGCAATGCCGGCCCGGTCGAGATCCTGCGCGGCATCTCGCTTGAGGTTGCGGCAGGGGAGAGTGTCGGGCTGATCGGCCCCTCCGGCTCCGGCAAATCCTCCCTGCTGATGGTCATGGGCGGATTGGAGCAGGCAACCGGCGGGAAGGTGCACGCCATGGGCCAAGATCTGACCGCATTGGACGAGGACGCGCTCGCCCTATTTCGGCGCGACCGGATGGGTATCGTGTTCCAGTCGTTTCACCTGATCCCCACCATGACCGCGCTTGAGAATGTCGCGACCCCGCTTGAGCTTGCCGGTCACGCGGATGCCTTTGCGCTTGCCGAGGCGGCGCTGGATACCGTAGGGCTTGCGGCGCGCGCGGGCCATTACCCCGCACAGCTGTCGGGCGGCGAGCAGCAGCGCGTCGCACTTGCCCGCGCCACCGCCCCGCGCCCGGCGATCCTGCTCGCGGATGAGCCGACCGGCAATCTCGACAGCACCAATGGCAGCGCAATCATGGATCTGCTGTTTGATCTGCGCGACCGGCACGGCGCGACCCTCGTGCTGGTCACCCATGACGACCGGCTGGCCCAGCGGTGCGACCGGGTTATCAGCCTGCGTGACGGTCGCCTCGCATGA
- a CDS encoding arylesterase has translation MRKAGLAIVLGLMPVAAVAETVTIAALGDSLTQGYGLPAEDGLVPQLEDWLTAQGVDVALINAGVSGDTTAGGLARVGWTLTPEVDAMIVALGGNDLLRGLDPAQARANIRGILEEAQAQGIEVLLVGMQAPGNFGAAYKEAFDAIYPELAAEFGTLYLSSFFVGLTQGDAAPDPSTLREWFQSDGIHPNAEGVERIVAGMGPSVLDLIEAAEALPQN, from the coding sequence ATGCGCAAGGCTGGACTGGCGATTGTTTTGGGGCTGATGCCCGTGGCGGCGGTGGCCGAGACGGTCACCATCGCCGCGTTGGGTGACAGCCTAACGCAGGGCTACGGATTGCCCGCCGAGGATGGTCTGGTGCCGCAATTGGAGGACTGGCTGACGGCCCAGGGTGTCGATGTGGCGCTGATCAACGCGGGCGTGTCAGGCGATACGACGGCGGGCGGGCTCGCGCGCGTGGGCTGGACGCTCACGCCCGAGGTCGACGCGATGATCGTGGCGCTGGGAGGCAACGATCTGCTGCGCGGGCTGGATCCGGCGCAGGCGCGCGCCAACATCCGCGGCATCCTTGAGGAGGCGCAGGCGCAGGGGATCGAGGTCTTGTTGGTCGGCATGCAGGCGCCGGGCAATTTTGGCGCCGCCTATAAGGAGGCGTTCGACGCGATTTACCCCGAGCTGGCGGCTGAATTCGGAACGCTGTACCTCAGCAGCTTCTTTGTCGGCCTTACGCAGGGCGACGCGGCACCGGATCCGTCAACGCTGCGCGAATGGTTTCAAAGCGACGGCATCCATCCCAACGCCGAAGGGGTGGAGCGGATCGTTGCGGGAATGGGGCCGAGCGTTCTGGATCTGATCGAGGCTGCCGAAGCGTTGCCGCAAAATTGA
- a CDS encoding NAD(P)-dependent oxidoreductase, with protein MAQKMFEPGVQAGRLEPQSYKDQFSDLHPPLDAHEAMVAADRCYFCHDAPCVTACPTDIDIPLFIRQIATDTPDAAAKTILSQNIMGGMCARVCPTEDLCEQVCVREVAEGKPVLIGQLQRYATDHLQAQGIHPFTRAEATGKTVAVVGAGPAGLSAAHRLAMLGHDVTVFDARAKPGGLNEYGIATYKTPNGFAQEEVDWLLKIGGITLKHEMALGAEVTLDGLREDFDAVFLGMGLGGVNALGAEGEEKDGVLDAVDFIADLRQANDFAQVPVGRDVVVIGGGMTAVDAAVQSKLLGALNVTLVYRRGRDRMNASVFEQDLAASKGVRIVTHAVPKAVHGNGAVREIEFDYVGDDMTPTGETLRLPADQVFKAIGQTLVGEGLPKLDGKKIAVDGRGRTSVAGVWAGGDCAAGGDDLTVTAVAEGRDAAMDMHAALTGDA; from the coding sequence ATGGCGCAGAAGATGTTTGAGCCCGGCGTGCAGGCCGGTCGGTTGGAGCCACAGTCCTACAAGGACCAGTTTTCGGATTTGCATCCGCCGCTTGACGCGCATGAAGCGATGGTTGCCGCCGACCGGTGCTATTTCTGCCATGACGCGCCTTGCGTGACGGCCTGCCCGACGGACATCGACATCCCGCTCTTTATCCGCCAGATCGCGACGGACACGCCTGACGCCGCTGCCAAGACGATCCTGAGTCAGAACATCATGGGCGGCATGTGCGCCCGCGTCTGCCCGACAGAGGATCTGTGTGAGCAGGTCTGCGTGCGCGAGGTGGCCGAGGGCAAGCCGGTGCTGATCGGGCAGCTGCAACGCTATGCCACCGATCATCTGCAGGCGCAGGGGATCCATCCGTTCACCCGCGCCGAGGCGACGGGCAAGACCGTTGCGGTTGTCGGCGCAGGCCCTGCGGGCCTGAGTGCTGCGCACCGGCTCGCGATGCTGGGCCACGACGTCACCGTCTTTGACGCCCGCGCAAAACCCGGCGGGCTGAACGAATACGGCATCGCCACCTACAAGACGCCGAACGGCTTTGCGCAGGAGGAAGTCGATTGGCTTCTCAAGATCGGCGGGATCACCCTGAAGCACGAAATGGCGCTGGGCGCTGAGGTGACGCTGGACGGGCTGCGCGAAGATTTCGACGCGGTGTTTCTGGGCATGGGGCTGGGCGGTGTGAACGCGCTGGGCGCCGAGGGCGAGGAGAAAGACGGCGTGCTGGACGCGGTGGATTTCATCGCCGATCTGCGGCAAGCAAACGATTTTGCGCAGGTGCCCGTGGGCCGCGACGTGGTCGTGATCGGCGGCGGGATGACGGCGGTGGACGCGGCGGTGCAGTCGAAACTGCTGGGCGCGCTGAACGTCACGCTGGTGTATCGCCGGGGCCGGGACCGGATGAACGCGAGCGTGTTCGAGCAGGATCTGGCGGCCTCCAAGGGCGTGCGCATCGTGACCCATGCCGTGCCCAAGGCCGTGCATGGCAACGGTGCCGTGCGCGAGATCGAGTTCGACTATGTCGGCGATGACATGACGCCCACGGGTGAGACGCTCCGCCTGCCCGCGGATCAGGTGTTCAAGGCGATTGGCCAGACACTGGTGGGCGAAGGCCTGCCCAAGCTGGACGGCAAGAAGATCGCCGTGGATGGCAGAGGCCGCACCTCTGTCGCCGGTGTCTGGGCCGGGGGCGATTGCGCCGCAGGCGGTGACGATTTGACCGTGACGGCGGTGGCCGAGGGGCGCGATGCCGCGATGGACATGCACGCGGCGCTGACGGGCGATGCCTGA
- a CDS encoding Fpg/Nei family DNA glycosylase — MPELPEAEAARARIADGALNRTIEAIELGEVSHMDMPDADARARLIGTQFTRTHRHGKYIFVGSKGGPWLHIHLGMAGSIRVCEAGADLPKYVRFTVVFEGDHRLHFRDPRKFGHVELIEDVDAFIGGKGLGPDALSIGDNAFAQAIGGTRGAVKSALLSQRKLAGIGNLWADETLYRTGVDPEARACDLDAGRIGEMHTASRDILQAVVDTGADYSRLPGDWLIHHRNAGDDCTRCDGTIEKKTVGGRTSYFCASHQTKGEAHG; from the coding sequence ATGCCTGAGCTTCCCGAAGCCGAAGCGGCGCGGGCGCGCATCGCGGATGGGGCGCTGAACCGCACCATCGAGGCGATTGAGCTGGGCGAGGTCAGCCACATGGACATGCCCGACGCGGACGCGCGGGCGCGTCTGATCGGCACGCAATTCACCCGCACCCATCGCCACGGGAAGTATATCTTTGTCGGCTCAAAGGGCGGGCCGTGGCTGCACATTCACCTTGGCATGGCCGGTTCCATCCGGGTGTGCGAGGCGGGGGCGGATCTGCCGAAATACGTGCGCTTTACCGTTGTGTTCGAAGGCGATCACCGGCTGCACTTCCGCGACCCGCGCAAGTTTGGCCATGTAGAACTGATCGAGGACGTCGATGCCTTTATCGGGGGCAAGGGGCTGGGGCCGGACGCGCTCAGCATCGGGGACAACGCCTTTGCCCAAGCCATTGGCGGTACGCGCGGGGCGGTGAAATCGGCGCTGCTGAGCCAGCGCAAGCTCGCGGGCATCGGCAATCTCTGGGCGGATGAGACGCTTTACCGGACTGGCGTCGACCCCGAGGCACGGGCCTGTGATCTGGACGCGGGCCGCATCGGCGAGATGCACACAGCCTCGCGCGATATCCTGCAAGCGGTGGTCGATACGGGTGCGGATTATTCCAGACTGCCGGGCGACTGGCTGATCCACCACCGCAACGCGGGTGACGATTGCACACGCTGCGACGGGACAATCGAAAAGAAAACAGTGGGCGGGCGCACGTCCTATTTCTGCGCATCTCATCAAACGAAGGGTGAAGCACATGGCTGA